The DNA region GCCGGACCGCGCCGTTCACGGCGCTTCAGCCCTCGCCAAGCCAGCCGTGGCGATCTTCTCCCGCTTTATGGCCCGTCCAGGGCGGATGCCTTCGCCCGGGCAAAACCCTTGCTCCAAGACCGCGTCTGAACGTGGAACGCGAAGTTGCAAGTGGACTATTGCTGAAGGGTCCTGGGCCTCGCGTTCCAATCAGGTTTTTCCCTTTTGCTTTCGGACCCCGGCCATTACCCTCGCGCGTCTTTTGCCAAAATGCCGCCGCGATTCTTCAATACTTTGTCCCGGTCGGTTCAACCCTTCTTCCCACGCGACCCGCAGGGGAAACGGGTGGGACTCTATTGTTGCGGACCGACGGTGCATGACTTTGCTCACATTGGGAATTTTCGGACCTTCGTATTCGCCGATTTGGTCCGGAGACACCTTGAGGCAAGCGGATTCGAAGTCCGGCACGTGATGAACATCACGGACGTGGAAGACAAGATCATTGCGAGGATCAGGCAGACCGGTACTAGTCTTCAGGAGTTCACCCGGCAGTTTGAAAGGGCGTTCCTCGAAGATCACGCGGCGTTGGGTTGCCTGAAGCCCCATGTGACGCCCCGGGCGACGGAGTATGTTCAGGAGATTTTGGAACTGATCCAGAAACTCCTCGATCAAGGCGTCGCTTACCAGGCACCCGACCGGTCGGTCTATTTCAGCATCGATCGATATCGGGGCTGCGGCTGCCGCTACGGCCAGTTGGTGCAACTCGATTTCGAGGAAATGCGCCCGGGAGAACGTGTGAGCCGCGACGAGTACGCCAAAGAATCGGTGGCGGATTTCGCGTTGTGGAAAGCGCGCGTGCCCGAGGACGGTCCGGTTTTTTGGCCCAGCCCCTGGGGGGAGGGCCGCCCAGGCTGGCACATCGAGTGCAGTGCCATGAGCATGAAGTGTCTGGGTCCGAGCTTCGACCTGCATCTGGGCGGCGAAGATCTGATGTTCCCGCACCACGAGGACGAGATTGCTCAGAGTGAAGGGGCCAGAATGCAAGCGCCCGGGGAGCCCTTCGTGAAGTATTGGATGCACGGCGCTCATCTGCTGGTGGAAGGAAAGAAGATGGCCAAATCCTTGGGCAATTTCTTCACCCTGCGCGATCTGCTGGCCAAAGGATTCTCCGGGCGTGAAATCCGCTTTCTGCTGCTTTCAGCCCACTACCGCGAATCCTTCAACTTCACCCTCGACGGCCTGAAAGGAGCCCAAGCGGCGCTGAGCCGGCTGGACGACTGTCTGCGCCGGGTCGCGGAACGGGCGGGGGGAGGGCAGCCGCCAGAGCGGCACGAAGCCTCCCCAATCCTGGTCAAGTTTCGTGCGGCGCTCGACGATGACCTCAATGTTTCGGCGGCCTGGGGGGTGGTTTTCGAGTGGGTGGCCGCGCTCAACCGCTCCCTTGCGGAAGGGACACTCGCGCCTGAATCGGCGCGGGAAGCACTCGCAAACTGGGGCTCCATGGACGCGGTGCTCGGGGTGGGGCGCGCGGTGGAAGCCGAAGCTCCTCCTGAGTTCCAAGCCCTGCTCGAGGAGCGACAATCGGCGAGAAAAGCCAGGGACTTCAAGCGGTCTGACGCGATCCGGGATGAATTGAAAACCCAGGGCTGGGCGATTGAAGATACCCCGCAGGGTCCGCGCCTCAAGAAACTCTAATATGAAAGCAAACGCGGTTCTCGATTACCTCAAGGCTTGCCGCAAGAAACACCTGGACACCTTGATCCGATATGCCTCCTTTCCCAGCATCTCCGCCCAGTCATCCCATGCGGGCGACATGCGAGCCTGCTCGGATTGGTTGCGGAATCATTGCGAGTCGATCGGATTGAGCGCGCGCTTGGTGGAGACTCCGGGCCATCCCGTGGTCATGGCGACCACTCGGCGCATTTCTCGCAGCGGATCCGCAAAAGACCGGCCTCACTTCGTCCTCTACGGCCACTACGATGTGCAGCCGCCCGAGCCCCTTGAACTCTGGAAGTCCGATCCCTTCAAGCCCACCGTCAGGCAGGGCGCATTGTTCGCCCGTGGCGCCAGCGACAACAAAGGCCAGCACCTGGCGCATCTCAACGCCATCGAGGCGTATTTGCGCACCGGCACGCCCTTGCCTTGCGATGTCACCTTCCTGATCGAGGGAGAGGAGGAGGTCGGCAGCGATCATCTGCCCAAGGTGGTCAGGAAACACCGGCGGGAACTGGCTTGCGATGCCATGGTGATTTCGGATACCGGCATGCCTTCGCGGGAGTGCCCGGCGCTGACCTACTCCTTGCGAGGACTCGCCGCTTTGGAGATTCATGTTCAAGGGCCTGACCGGGATCTCCATTCGGGACTTTATGGCGGCGCCGTCAATAATCCGGCCATGGCGCTGGCCCAAGTGCTGGCCCAGGTGCGCGACGCGCGCGGACGGATTGTGATCCCGGGCTTTTACGACGGGGTGCGCCCGCTGACCGCGGTCGAACGGGGGCATGCGCGGCGTTTGCCGCATTCGCCCGAGGCGATTCGAAAGATGCTGGGGGTGCCGGCGCTCTTTGGCGAGCAAGGCTACACCGAATACGAGCAACGCACGGCGCGGCCTACGTTCGAAATCAATGGATTGACCAGCGGTTATCAGGGCGAGGGAAGCAAGACCATCATCCCTTCATGGGCCAGCGCCAAGATCACCATGCGCTTGGTTCCGGGCCAGAACCCCGCGAAAATCAAGGAAGCGGCCTGCCGCTATTTGCAATCGATTTGTCCCCCTTCGGTGCGCCTGACGTTGAAGAAGGGGCACGATGGTGAACCGTATTGGGTGGATCCCACCGGACCCACGTCCGCGGCCTGTTTGCGGGCACTGGAAAAGGCGTTTGGCAAGCCTCCA from Verrucomicrobiota bacterium includes:
- a CDS encoding cysteine--tRNA ligase, which gives rise to MPPRFFNTLSRSVQPFFPRDPQGKRVGLYCCGPTVHDFAHIGNFRTFVFADLVRRHLEASGFEVRHVMNITDVEDKIIARIRQTGTSLQEFTRQFERAFLEDHAALGCLKPHVTPRATEYVQEILELIQKLLDQGVAYQAPDRSVYFSIDRYRGCGCRYGQLVQLDFEEMRPGERVSRDEYAKESVADFALWKARVPEDGPVFWPSPWGEGRPGWHIECSAMSMKCLGPSFDLHLGGEDLMFPHHEDEIAQSEGARMQAPGEPFVKYWMHGAHLLVEGKKMAKSLGNFFTLRDLLAKGFSGREIRFLLLSAHYRESFNFTLDGLKGAQAALSRLDDCLRRVAERAGGGQPPERHEASPILVKFRAALDDDLNVSAAWGVVFEWVAALNRSLAEGTLAPESAREALANWGSMDAVLGVGRAVEAEAPPEFQALLEERQSARKARDFKRSDAIRDELKTQGWAIEDTPQGPRLKKL
- a CDS encoding dipeptidase, which codes for MKANAVLDYLKACRKKHLDTLIRYASFPSISAQSSHAGDMRACSDWLRNHCESIGLSARLVETPGHPVVMATTRRISRSGSAKDRPHFVLYGHYDVQPPEPLELWKSDPFKPTVRQGALFARGASDNKGQHLAHLNAIEAYLRTGTPLPCDVTFLIEGEEEVGSDHLPKVVRKHRRELACDAMVISDTGMPSRECPALTYSLRGLAALEIHVQGPDRDLHSGLYGGAVNNPAMALAQVLAQVRDARGRIVIPGFYDGVRPLTAVERGHARRLPHSPEAIRKMLGVPALFGEQGYTEYEQRTARPTFEINGLTSGYQGEGSKTIIPSWASAKITMRLVPGQNPAKIKEAACRYLQSICPPSVRLTLKKGHDGEPYWVDPTGPTSAACLRALEKAFGKPPVLLREGGSIPIVNTFSRELGVDVLLLGLALPDDNLHSPNEKFDLENYYRGSVLSAELWPELAISTKG